In the genome of Candidatus Moraniibacteriota bacterium, one region contains:
- the rpsQ gene encoding 30S ribosomal protein S17, with product MTKELQQSGTLQSAKAPIFRGTVVSDRMEKTIVVSVETLKTHSKYRKKYRSTRRYQVHDPEKKHAVGDVVEFRECPPVSRHKRHEVVASDKEY from the coding sequence ATGACGAAAGAATTGCAACAATCCGGAACACTGCAGTCAGCGAAGGCTCCCATATTTCGTGGTACGGTTGTAAGCGACCGGATGGAGAAAACCATTGTCGTTTCTGTGGAAACATTGAAGACGCATTCGAAATATCGTAAGAAGTATCGATCAACGCGACGATATCAGGTGCATGATCCTGAAAAGAAGCATGCGGTCGGAGATGTGGTTGAGTTTCGTGAGTGTCCGCCAGTGAGTCGGCATAAACGGCATGAAGTGGTTGCTTCCGACAAGGAATATTAA
- the rplN gene encoding 50S ribosomal protein L14 — translation MIQAETQLRVADNSGAIVIECFKVLGGSKRRYAALGDIIVASVKSSQPRGMVKKGDKVKAVIVRQKDAYRRPDNSCIRFDENAAVILEGTEPKGSRVFGPIAREVRDRGFSKIVSLAPEVL, via the coding sequence ATGATCCAAGCGGAAACACAATTGAGAGTGGCGGACAATAGCGGGGCGATCGTAATCGAGTGCTTCAAGGTGCTCGGAGGAAGCAAGCGCCGGTATGCGGCGCTTGGCGATATTATTGTCGCTTCCGTAAAATCATCTCAGCCGAGAGGGATGGTAAAGAAGGGTGATAAAGTAAAAGCGGTTATTGTCCGTCAAAAGGATGCCTATCGCCGTCCTGACAATTCTTGTATCCGATTTGATGAGAATGCGGCGGTTATCCTCGAAGGAACAGAGCCGAAAGGTTCGCGTGTGTTTGGTCCGATTGCTCGGGAAGTACGCGATCGTGGTTTTTCCAAGATTGTTTCTCTTGCGCCGGAAGTTTTGTAA
- the rplX gene encoding 50S ribosomal protein L24 has translation MKFKKGDEIEMIAGKDKGKRGSVSRTVPTLDKIVVEGINVRKKHVKSRRDGQKGERIEVSAPFSISKAMLVCPHTGKLTRIGYRMEGGEKIRISKRANKPIA, from the coding sequence ATGAAATTCAAGAAAGGAGACGAAATCGAGATGATTGCCGGAAAGGACAAAGGGAAGCGTGGCTCCGTGTCCCGCACTGTTCCGACTCTCGATAAAATTGTGGTTGAAGGAATCAATGTCCGGAAGAAACATGTCAAGTCGAGGAGGGATGGTCAAAAAGGTGAGCGCATTGAAGTGTCAGCGCCCTTCTCGATTTCCAAAGCGATGTTGGTATGTCCTCATACGGGGAAGCTTACAAGAATCGGATACCGGATGGAAGGTGGTGAAAAAATCCGTATCAGTAAGCGAGCCAATAAACCGATTGCTTAG
- the rplE gene encoding 50S ribosomal protein L5, whose amino-acid sequence MEHVDVTIPLKEVYRTRAVPALLAACGESNPMAVARVRKVVVNAGIGKFLKEEQRVEEIVRSMTEITGQKPVLTQAKKAIAGFKIREGLAVGVKVTLRGDRMWDFLDRLVKTAFPRVRDFQGISLSVVDGKGHLNVGIREHAVFPEIVPEKVQTSFGLQVTVVTTAKTREEGLTLAKSLGFPLRDTN is encoded by the coding sequence ATGGAACATGTTGATGTTACTATTCCGCTCAAAGAAGTGTATCGGACCCGTGCGGTTCCGGCATTGCTTGCTGCGTGTGGAGAATCCAATCCGATGGCAGTGGCACGCGTGCGGAAAGTAGTGGTCAATGCCGGTATCGGGAAATTTCTCAAGGAAGAGCAACGAGTGGAAGAGATTGTGAGATCAATGACGGAGATTACCGGACAAAAGCCGGTGCTCACGCAGGCAAAGAAAGCAATTGCCGGATTCAAGATTCGTGAAGGGCTTGCCGTCGGGGTCAAAGTAACGCTTCGAGGAGATCGCATGTGGGATTTCTTGGATCGTTTGGTGAAGACGGCATTCCCGCGTGTTCGCGACTTTCAGGGTATTTCGCTGTCTGTCGTAGATGGTAAAGGTCACCTCAATGTCGGTATTCGCGAGCATGCTGTATTTCCCGAAATTGTCCCTGAGAAGGTGCAGACGTCGTTTGGGCTTCAGGTGACAGTGGTTACAACGGCAAAAACGCGAGAAGAGGGTTTGACGCTGGCGAAATCTCTCGGATTTCCGCTTCGCGACACCAATTAA
- a CDS encoding type Z 30S ribosomal protein S14 — protein sequence MAKTSTEARARKQPKFSTRTVRRCWRCGRKHGYLRKFDLCRICFRELASKGEIPGVRKSSW from the coding sequence ATGGCGAAGACATCGACCGAAGCAAGAGCTCGGAAACAACCGAAATTTTCTACGAGAACTGTTCGCCGGTGCTGGCGTTGCGGTCGCAAACACGGCTACCTCCGAAAGTTTGATTTGTGTCGGATCTGTTTTCGTGAATTGGCGAGTAAGGGAGAGATTCCGGGCGTTCGAAAATCTTCATGGTAA
- the rpsH gene encoding 30S ribosomal protein S8, protein MDTIANMLTRIRNAQRAGHASVTIPSSKVKLAIASILERKGFVEKVSEEETGKGMSKNLHIVLRYHRVSPTELDPAIREIRRVSRGGQRMYVKHGDIRKVKNGFGLAIVSTSKGVMTGTEAYHSGLGGEYLCQVW, encoded by the coding sequence ATGGATACTATTGCAAACATGCTCACAAGAATTCGGAATGCTCAGCGGGCGGGACACGCTTCCGTTACTATCCCTTCGTCCAAAGTGAAATTGGCGATCGCTTCCATACTCGAACGGAAAGGGTTTGTGGAGAAGGTGTCCGAGGAGGAGACCGGCAAGGGAATGTCCAAAAATCTTCACATTGTGCTCCGATATCATCGAGTCTCTCCGACAGAGCTTGACCCGGCTATTCGCGAAATTCGCCGTGTGAGTCGTGGGGGACAGAGAATGTATGTGAAGCACGGGGATATTCGGAAGGTGAAAAATGGCTTCGGTCTTGCCATCGTCTCCACCTCTAAGGGGGTGATGACGGGAACGGAGGCATATCACTCCGGATTGGGTGGGGAATATCTCTGCCAGGTGTGGTAG
- the rplF gene encoding 50S ribosomal protein L6: MSRIGKQPVTIPSGVEATLSGNVVTIKSSKGVLSLTHHHDVKVKIEGTEVLVEKRINSKAAPALWGTTTRLIHNMVVGVTEGFSKRLELNGVGYRMALQGQKLVFALGFSHPVEATLPGGISAKIENNVLEISGMDKQAVGQFAAEIKKLKPVEPYKGKGFRYVGETVLKKEGKKSAA; the protein is encoded by the coding sequence ATGAGTAGAATTGGAAAACAACCCGTTACGATCCCTTCCGGCGTTGAAGCGACGCTTTCCGGGAATGTTGTGACAATCAAGAGTTCCAAGGGAGTGCTTTCTTTGACACATCACCATGATGTAAAGGTGAAGATAGAGGGGACGGAAGTCTTGGTCGAGAAGCGTATCAACTCGAAAGCTGCTCCGGCGCTTTGGGGGACAACCACTCGACTGATTCACAATATGGTTGTCGGGGTGACTGAAGGATTTTCGAAGCGCTTGGAACTGAATGGCGTGGGCTATCGTATGGCGCTTCAGGGTCAGAAATTGGTATTCGCCCTCGGATTCTCGCATCCGGTTGAGGCAACTCTCCCCGGTGGAATATCGGCAAAGATAGAGAATAATGTGTTGGAGATCTCTGGTATGGACAAGCAGGCTGTTGGGCAGTTTGCAGCAGAGATAAAGAAGTTGAAACCGGTTGAGCCGTATAAGGGCAAGGGATTCCGATATGTCGGCGAGACGGTTTTGAAGAAGGAAGGAAAGAAATCAGCCGCTTAA
- a CDS encoding 50S ribosomal protein L18, producing MKGSLTKKSGRTLRKNRVRARISGSAARPRLSVFRSLRGISVQAIDDASGKTLCSAYLREIKGGKMENTVAGAHEVGKLIAEKCLAENIHAALFDRSSYRYHGRVRAVAEGAREAGLTI from the coding sequence ATGAAGGGATCACTGACAAAGAAGAGCGGGCGAACACTTCGGAAGAACCGGGTTCGTGCGCGCATATCCGGAAGTGCGGCACGTCCTCGCCTTTCAGTTTTCCGAAGTCTTCGGGGAATTTCCGTGCAGGCTATTGATGATGCGAGTGGAAAAACGCTTTGCTCTGCTTATCTCCGTGAGATTAAAGGTGGGAAGATGGAAAATACTGTCGCCGGCGCACACGAAGTGGGGAAGCTTATTGCTGAGAAGTGTCTTGCGGAAAATATTCATGCCGCACTTTTTGATCGGAGCAGCTATCGATATCATGGTCGTGTACGGGCGGTAGCGGAGGGAGCTCGAGAGGCTGGATTGACGATATAG
- the rpsE gene encoding 30S ribosomal protein S5: protein MSKQNRKPKRREKPEYDQKLLNLARVTRVVKGGRRFRFRATLVIGNRKGKVGVGVAKGSDVSDSIQKAFNDAKRNMVSVMLDGSTIPHDVREKLGSSVVLLKPGIPGQGIIAGGAVRAVMDLAGIKDIVSKSLGASNPLNVARTTVRALSQFRAKPNMRHDDTVSEPAVVSPDASPQEASTPA, encoded by the coding sequence ATGTCCAAGCAGAACAGAAAACCGAAACGTCGAGAGAAGCCGGAGTATGATCAGAAACTCTTGAACCTTGCTCGTGTGACCCGCGTGGTCAAAGGTGGGCGGCGGTTTCGTTTTCGTGCGACATTGGTTATTGGAAATCGAAAGGGTAAGGTCGGTGTCGGTGTCGCTAAGGGGTCGGACGTCTCAGATTCCATACAGAAGGCGTTTAATGATGCGAAACGAAACATGGTGTCAGTGATGCTGGATGGATCGACTATTCCTCATGATGTTCGCGAGAAGTTGGGAAGCTCCGTGGTACTTCTGAAGCCGGGTATTCCCGGGCAGGGCATTATTGCGGGCGGGGCGGTTCGCGCAGTGATGGATTTGGCGGGCATTAAAGATATTGTCTCCAAATCGCTTGGCGCGTCGAATCCGCTCAATGTGGCTCGAACGACTGTTCGCGCGCTCTCTCAATTTCGCGCAAAGCCAAATATGCGACATGATGATACTGTCTCGGAACCGGCAGTTGTGTCTCCCGACGCATCTCCTCAGGAAGCTTCGACACCAGCATAA
- the rplO gene encoding 50S ribosomal protein L15, whose protein sequence is MQIHEISSGDRLRRKRVGRGGKRGTYSGRGNKGQKARSGAHVNPLFEGGRASLVDRLKKVRGFKSPHAKKPFVKFSDIARVFVSGETVSVETLIAKKLAPSDIVKKGVKIIGSGAASKGLSFDANLSFSENVRELIEKSGGKIVPLK, encoded by the coding sequence ATGCAGATTCATGAAATTTCTTCGGGGGACCGGTTACGGCGGAAACGTGTGGGGCGCGGCGGAAAACGCGGCACCTATTCCGGGCGCGGAAACAAAGGACAAAAAGCTCGATCAGGAGCACATGTGAACCCGCTTTTCGAGGGTGGACGCGCATCTCTGGTTGATCGTCTCAAGAAAGTTCGAGGGTTCAAATCTCCGCATGCCAAGAAGCCGTTTGTAAAGTTCTCGGACATCGCTCGTGTGTTTGTATCTGGAGAGACAGTCTCAGTGGAAACGCTTATAGCGAAGAAGTTGGCTCCGAGCGATATCGTAAAAAAAGGTGTTAAAATCATTGGTTCGGGAGCGGCGTCGAAGGGTCTCTCTTTTGATGCGAATCTTTCTTTCTCCGAGAATGTTCGCGAGCTTATCGAGAAATCCGGCGGGAAAATAGTCCCGTTGAAATAG
- the secY gene encoding preprotein translocase subunit SecY has protein sequence MYAALTRILSEKEIRSKILFILGVLVVYRIAAVVPLPGVDVLQLQRFFDENQFLGLLNVFAGGGISSVSIVLLGVAPYITASIIMQLLTTVVPRLERIYKEEGEAGRQKFNMVTRWLTIPLAVIQTFSMISLLRSQGVLGSITAFDTAAMVIIATAGTVLLMWLGELITEKGLGNGVSIMIFAGIMAGIPGVLARFLDTFGQNPDDFFNNIVFAVVALLMVAGIVFVNEAQRTIPISYAKRIRGGIASAGTSTHLPLRVNQAGVIPIIFAVSLIILPNVIAGYLMKTATNPTVAHVASSAYYLFQNQWFYGIFYFSLVVIFTYFYTAVIFDPTKISENLQKQGGYVPGIRPGTPTVEYLSKVLGHVTLVGAVFLGTVAALPVAVRGLTGVQSLTIGGISILIVVSVVLEMVKHVQSQLAMRSYEGF, from the coding sequence ATGTATGCGGCACTGACTCGTATTCTTTCCGAAAAGGAAATACGAAGTAAAATCCTCTTCATTCTCGGCGTGCTTGTTGTCTACCGGATTGCGGCGGTGGTGCCCTTGCCCGGCGTTGATGTGCTGCAACTCCAGCGATTCTTCGATGAGAATCAGTTTCTTGGTCTCCTCAATGTATTTGCCGGCGGGGGAATTTCCAGTGTCTCTATCGTACTTCTCGGAGTGGCGCCGTATATTACGGCGTCTATTATTATGCAACTTCTGACGACGGTAGTGCCTCGCCTTGAGCGAATTTACAAGGAAGAAGGTGAAGCTGGACGGCAGAAATTCAATATGGTGACACGATGGCTCACCATTCCGCTTGCGGTTATTCAAACATTCAGCATGATTTCTCTTCTTCGGTCGCAAGGCGTGCTGGGTAGTATCACCGCTTTCGATACGGCGGCAATGGTAATCATAGCGACGGCCGGCACAGTGCTTCTCATGTGGCTCGGTGAGTTGATTACGGAGAAAGGTTTGGGGAATGGTGTTTCGATCATGATATTTGCCGGCATTATGGCAGGTATTCCGGGGGTGCTTGCGCGCTTCCTGGATACGTTTGGGCAGAATCCCGATGATTTTTTCAACAATATCGTTTTTGCCGTCGTGGCGCTTCTCATGGTGGCGGGCATCGTATTTGTCAATGAGGCGCAACGCACGATTCCGATTTCCTATGCCAAGCGTATCCGTGGCGGCATCGCTTCCGCCGGTACGTCGACGCATCTGCCGCTTCGCGTCAATCAAGCAGGGGTCATCCCGATTATCTTTGCCGTGTCTCTCATTATTTTGCCGAATGTGATTGCTGGATATCTCATGAAGACAGCGACCAATCCGACTGTTGCCCATGTTGCATCGAGCGCTTACTACCTTTTCCAGAACCAGTGGTTTTACGGGATATTCTACTTCTCATTGGTGGTCATTTTCACCTACTTCTATACCGCAGTGATCTTTGATCCGACAAAAATTTCTGAGAACTTGCAGAAGCAGGGTGGCTATGTGCCTGGCATACGACCGGGAACGCCGACTGTGGAGTATCTCTCAAAAGTGCTGGGACATGTGACGCTGGTAGGCGCGGTATTCTTGGGAACGGTCGCTGCGTTGCCGGTCGCTGTGCGCGGACTTACCGGTGTGCAGTCTCTTACTATCGGAGGTATCAGCATCTTGATTGTTGTATCTGTGGTACTTGAGATGGTCAAGCATGTGCAGAGCCAGCTCGCCATGCGAAGCTACGAGGGGTTCTGA
- a CDS encoding nucleoside monophosphate kinase, translating into MNKPFTIILLGPPGSGKSTQADFLVRELNAVHVDIGLALRKTAEMHTPLGERVADIMNRRNELVPDDIVEEVLSGALASVPSEKLVVVDGAPRCSTQIGIIDGILQTFERKVNLAVYVALSEEESVRRISRRWMCPQCNRPFVSGVDFREGNALCPSCHIPLSRRKDDTEEGVRKRFQVFALNTLPVVEHYRRTGALLEVDGTKDPIALFGDIREQVVFH; encoded by the coding sequence ATGAATAAGCCATTCACTATCATTTTGTTGGGGCCGCCGGGAAGCGGAAAGAGCACGCAGGCGGATTTCTTGGTTCGGGAATTGAATGCGGTTCATGTTGATATTGGTCTTGCGCTTCGGAAAACAGCGGAGATGCATACGCCTCTCGGCGAACGGGTTGCCGACATTATGAATCGTCGGAACGAGTTGGTTCCCGATGACATCGTCGAAGAAGTGCTCTCCGGTGCGCTGGCATCGGTTCCTTCGGAAAAACTGGTCGTGGTTGACGGTGCGCCGCGTTGCTCGACACAAATTGGGATTATCGATGGCATATTGCAGACATTTGAACGAAAAGTCAATCTTGCTGTCTATGTCGCGCTTTCGGAAGAAGAGTCGGTGCGTCGTATTTCGCGTCGATGGATGTGTCCGCAATGCAACCGACCGTTTGTGTCGGGGGTGGACTTTCGAGAGGGAAATGCTCTCTGTCCGTCGTGTCATATCCCTCTGTCGCGCCGGAAGGATGACACGGAAGAGGGAGTCCGTAAGCGGTTTCAGGTATTCGCTTTAAATACGCTTCCGGTTGTGGAACACTACCGTCGGACCGGCGCGCTTCTTGAAGTCGATGGCACCAAGGACCCGATCGCACTCTTTGGGGATATACGAGAACAGGTCGTTTTTCATTAA
- the map gene encoding type I methionyl aminopeptidase has translation MQLKNKAQMDSLRESGKRLEMVMRKVAEAIRPGVSTAELDALAEQTIRKLESEPVFKGYGEEYGKPFPASICTSINDEVVHGIPRKERVVREGDLVKIDMGLRFQGMVTDMARTFALGDVSDEAARLVRVTEESLLRGVSAVKVGGRLSDYAKAVQHHVEENGFSVVRDLVGHGVGFELHELPRIPNYFFSGMKDAIFRVGMAVAFEPMVNVGGYEVRLGKDGWVFTTEDGSLSAHFEDTVIITDHGIEIVTRSGK, from the coding sequence ATGCAACTCAAAAACAAAGCTCAGATGGACTCGCTCCGAGAGAGTGGGAAGCGTCTTGAAATGGTGATGCGAAAAGTGGCGGAAGCGATTCGTCCGGGAGTTTCTACGGCGGAACTCGATGCGCTTGCCGAGCAAACCATCCGGAAACTCGAGAGCGAGCCGGTATTTAAAGGCTATGGTGAGGAATATGGCAAGCCTTTTCCGGCTTCGATTTGTACCTCGATCAACGATGAGGTGGTGCATGGTATTCCGCGGAAAGAACGAGTCGTCCGAGAGGGCGACCTGGTGAAGATAGATATGGGGCTTCGCTTTCAGGGTATGGTGACGGATATGGCGCGGACATTCGCTCTCGGAGATGTGTCCGACGAAGCGGCGCGCTTGGTGCGTGTGACCGAGGAGAGTCTCCTGCGAGGCGTGAGTGCGGTGAAGGTTGGCGGACGGCTCTCTGACTATGCGAAAGCCGTGCAACATCATGTCGAGGAAAACGGCTTCTCGGTGGTGCGCGATCTGGTGGGGCATGGCGTCGGCTTCGAACTTCACGAACTGCCGCGGATTCCCAACTATTTTTTCTCCGGTATGAAAGATGCGATCTTTCGTGTCGGCATGGCGGTCGCCTTCGAGCCGATGGTAAATGTTGGCGGATACGAAGTGCGTCTCGGCAAAGACGGCTGGGTCTTCACGACTGAGGACGGGAGTTTGAGTGCCCACTTCGAAGACACGGTGATCATTACCGACCATGGCATCGAAATCGTCACTCGCAGCGGGAAGTGA